A genomic segment from Thermoanaerobacterales bacterium encodes:
- the cysK gene encoding cysteine synthase A: RGGLSRCPALAMLEVAEAEGRLDPDTVVIEPTSGNTGIGLAWICARKGYRLVLTMPETMSLERRSLLAAYGAEVVLTPAAEGMAGAVRRAEELARSYPKAFIPQQFANPANPAAHEATTGIEIWNDTGGAVDILVAGVGTGGTLTGTARALKARKPGLKVVAVEPAESAVLSGGSPGTHRIQGIGAGFVPPVLERELADEVMTVTGDEAAKTARRLAREEGLLVGISSGAACAAALRLAARPENGGRLVVTIFPDSGERYISTGLFTE; encoded by the coding sequence GCGGGGCGGTCTTTCACGCTGCCCCGCGCTGGCAATGCTTGAGGTGGCCGAGGCGGAGGGGCGCCTGGATCCGGACACGGTGGTTATCGAGCCCACGAGCGGCAACACCGGGATCGGCCTGGCCTGGATCTGTGCCCGCAAGGGGTATCGCCTGGTATTGACCATGCCCGAGACAATGAGCCTTGAACGCCGCAGTCTGCTGGCCGCCTATGGGGCGGAGGTGGTCCTCACCCCGGCCGCGGAAGGAATGGCGGGAGCCGTGCGGAGGGCGGAGGAACTGGCGCGGAGCTATCCTAAAGCCTTTATCCCGCAGCAGTTCGCTAACCCGGCCAACCCGGCGGCGCACGAGGCCACGACGGGGATTGAAATCTGGAACGATACCGGTGGCGCGGTAGATATCCTGGTGGCCGGTGTAGGGACGGGGGGGACCCTGACCGGGACGGCACGGGCGCTCAAGGCGCGTAAACCGGGCCTGAAGGTGGTGGCGGTGGAACCGGCCGAATCGGCGGTGCTGTCCGGCGGGTCCCCGGGCACGCACCGGATTCAGGGTATCGGGGCCGGTTTCGTGCCACCGGTCTTGGAGCGGGAACTGGCCGATGAAGTCATGACGGTGACCGGGGACGAGGCCGCAAAGACGGCACGGCGCCTGGCGCGGGAAGAGGGTCTGCTGGTCGGGATTTCGTCGGGCGCGGCCTGTGCCGCTGCCCTGAGGCTGGCGGCCAGGCCCGAAAACGGGGGGCGGTTGGTCGTTACCATTTTCCCGGATAGCGGCGAGCGGTACATTTCCACCGGCTTGTTTACGGAATAG